A stretch of Brassica rapa cultivar Chiifu-401-42 chromosome A08, CAAS_Brap_v3.01, whole genome shotgun sequence DNA encodes these proteins:
- the LOC103836059 gene encoding transmembrane 9 superfamily member 2: MTKLLLLLGAIILSSVGYVRSDASDHRYKEGDIVPLYANKVGPFHNPSETYRYFDLPFCVPEGVKEKKEALGEVLNGDRLVSAPYKLNFREEKDSEVYCKKKLSKEEVRKFRQAVEKDYYFQMYYDDLPIWGFIGKVDKEIKSDPSEYKYFLYKHIEFEILYNNDRVIEISARMDPHSLVDLTEDKEVDAEFMYTVKWKETETPFEKRMDKYSMSSSLPHHLEIHWFSIINSCVTVLLLTGFLATILMRVLKNDFTKYAQDEEAADDLEETGWKYIHGDVFRFPTRNSLFAASLGSGTQLFTLTIFIFMLALVGVFYPYNRGALFTALVVIYALTSGIAGYTSASFYCQLEGKSWVRNLLLTGCLFCGPLLLTFCFLNTVAITYTATAALPFGTIVVIVLIWTLVTSPLLVLGGIAGKNSKAEFQAPCRTTKYPREIPPLPWYRSAVPQMAMAGFLPFSAIYIELYYIFASVWGHRIYTIYSILFIVFIILIIVTAFITVALTYFQLAAEDHQWWWRSFLCGGSTGLFIYAYCLYYYYARSDMSGFMQTSFFFGYMACICYGFFLMLGTVGFRAALFFVRHIYRSIKCE, from the exons ATGACGAAGCTGCTCCTCTTACTCGGAGCTATAATCCTCTCCAGCGTCGGCTATGTCAGATCCGACGCCTCCGACCACCGTTACAAGGAGGGAGACATCGTTCCTCTATACGCCAACAAGGTCGGCCCATTCCACAATCCAAG TGAGACGTATCGTTACTTTGATCTTCCCTTCTGTGTTCCAG AGGGTGTGAAAGAGAAGAAGGAAGCTCTTGGAGAGGTTCTGAACGGCGATCGTCTCGTCAGCGCTCCGTACAAGCTCAACTTCAGAGAAGAGAAAGACTCCGAAGTCTACTGCAAGAAGAAGCTAAGCAAAGAAGAGGTCAGAAAGTTCAGACAAGCCGTTGAGAAAGACTACTACTTCCAGATGTACTACGACGATCTCCCCATCTGGGGCTTCATTGGAAAAGTCGACAAGGAGATCAAATCTGATCCGAGCGAGTACAAGTACTTCCTGTACAAGCACATCGAGTTCGAGATTCTGTACAATAATGACCGTGTGATTGAGATCAGTGCTAGGATGGATCCTCACTCGCTTGTGGATCTTACCGAGGATAAGGAAGTTGATGCGGAGTTTATGTATACGGTGAAGTGGAAGGAGACTGAGACTCCGTTTGAGAAGAGGATGGACAAGTACTctatgtcttcttctcttccgcATCACCTGGAGATTCACTGGTTCTCTATTATTAACTCGTGTGTCACTGTCCTGCTTTTGACTGGGTTCCTTGCAACTATCTTGATGCGAGTCCTCAAGAACGATTTCACTAA GTATGCTCAAGACGAGGAAGCTGCTGATGATCTAGAGGAAACTGGATGGAAGTACATTCATGGTGATGTGTTTAGGTTCCCAACTCGCAACTCTTTGTTTGCTGCATCACTTGGTAGTGGCACACAATTGTTCACCCT GACCATATTCATTTTCATGCTTGCTCTTGTTGGAGTGTTCTACCCTTACAACCGAGGAGCACTCTTCACCGCTTTGGTTGTCATTTACGCTCTAACCTCTGGAATTGCTGGATACACTTCCGCCTCTTTCTACTGCCAACTTGAAGGCAAAAGCTGG GTGAGAAACTTGTTACTCACTGGATGTCTCTTCTGCGGTCCTTTACTCCTAACCTTCTGCTTCCTCAACACCGTAGCCATCACCTACACTGCAACCGCAGCACTACCCTTTGGAACCATTGTCGTTATCGTCCTTATATGGACTCTTGTCACATCGCCTTTACTCGTCTTGGGTGGCATCGCCGGTAAAAACAGCAAAGCTGAGTTCCAAGCGCCCTGCCGCACGACCAAGTACCCCCGCGAGATCCCGCCGCTCCCTTGGTACAGAAGCGCGGTTCCTCAGATGGCCATGGCTGGTTTCCTTCCTTTCAGTGCCATCTACATCGAGCTTTACTACATTTTCGCTAGTGTCTGGGGTCACCGGATCTACACCATCTACAGCATCCTATTCATCGTcttcatcatcctcatcatcgtCACTGCTTTTATAACCGTCGCCTTGACTTACTTCCAGCTCGCTGCTGAAGATCACCAATGGTGGTGGAG ATCATTCCTATGTGGTGGGTCGACTGGTTTGTTTATCTACGCCTACTGCTTATACTACTACTACGCACGATCAGACATGTCTGGATTCATGCAAACATCGTTCTTCTTCGGGTACATGGCTTGCATTTGCTACGGGTTCTTCTTAATGCTCGGGACTGTCGGCTTCCGCGCTGCACTTTTCTTCGTTCGTCACATTTACCGGTCTATCAAATGCGAGTAA
- the LOC103836060 gene encoding probable splicing factor 3A subunit 1, producing the protein MLSSMQILPLEAPPTDGNLGPLPPSQLTDQEIEERELQSEQKSSNQAPESVATHTRTIGIIHPPPDIRSIVEKTAQFVSKNGLEFEKRIMASNAKNAKFNFLTSSDPYHAFYQHKLAEYRAQDEDGAQGTDIVGADLQLDAGGDEGEAQHDLQAQFRVPPKPLEPPEPEKYTVRLPEGITGEELEYIKLTAQFVARNGKSFLTGLQSRENNNPQFFFMKPTHSMFPLFTALVDAYFDVLKPPEDLKEKLRKSAADLTTVLERCLHRLEWDRSQEQQRKKEEDEKEQERVQMAMIDWHDFVVVESIDFADDEDEELPPPMTLEEVIRRSKVSAAMEEDDVVEPGKEAEMEMDEEEMKLVADGMRAANLEENGGYVKIDNMNEEAPMRIVKNWKRPEDRIPTERDPTKVVISPITGELIPINEMSEHMRISLIDPKFKEQKDRMFAKIRETTLAQDDEIAKNIVGLARLRPDIFGTTEEEVSNAVKAEIEKKKDEQPSQVIWDGHTGSIGRTANQALAQNANGEEQGNGVYGDPNSFPGPAALPPPRLGVPVVRPLPPPPNLALNLPRPPPSVQYPGPPRPLGVPMMQGMHPQHQLSMPGQPGHPSMMMMNRPPQMQAGMHVPPPPGSQFAHLQVPRPYGQLAPPPMGMMQPPPMHGMPPPPPPGEAPPPLPEEPEPKRQKFDESALIPEEQFFAQHPGSATIRVSVPSVDDGQVIEITVQSLSENVGSLKEKIAGETQIPANKQKLSGKAGFLKDNMSLAHYNVGAGEILTLSLRERGGRKR; encoded by the exons ATGTTAAGCTCGATGCAGATTCTGCCTCTCGAGGCTCCTCCCACCGACGGGAACCTCGGTCCTCTCCCTCCTTCGCAGCTAACGGATCAAGAAATCGAAGAGAGAGAGCTGCAATCAGAGCAGAAGAGCTCGAATCAAGCTCCTGAGTCTGTAGCTACTCACACGAGGACTATTGGTATCATCCACCCGCCTCCAGATATCAGAAGCATCGTGGAGAAAACGGCACAGTTTGTATCCAAGAACGGGCTGGAGTTCGAGAAGAGGATCATGGCTAGCAATGCCAAGAATGCTAAATTCAACTTTTTGACCAGCTCAGATCCGTATCATGCGTTTTACCAGCATAAGCTCGCTGAGTATCGTGCTCAGGACGAAGATGGAGCTCAGGGTACTGATATTGTTGGTGCAGATCTTCAACTTGATGCTGGTGGTGATGAGGGTGAGGCACAGCATGATCTTCAGGCTCAGTTTCGGGTTCCTCCGAAGCCTCTTGAACCTCCGGAGCCTGAGAAGTATACAGTGAGACTTCCTGAAGGGATTACAGGCGAGGAACTTGAGTATATTAAGCTCACAGCTCAGTTTGTGGCGCGGAATGGGAAGTCTTTCTTGACTGGGTTGCAGAGTAGAGAGAATAACAATCCTCAGTTTTTCTTTATGAAGCCAACTCATAGCATGTTCCCTTTGTTCACTGCCCTGGTTGATGCGTACTTCGATGTGTTAAAGCCTCCGGAAGACTTGAAAGAGAAGCTGAGGAAGAGTGCTGCTGATTTGACGACGGTTCTTGAGCGTTGTTTGCATCGTCTTGAATGGGATCGTTCTCAGGAGCAGCAGAGGAAGAAAGAAGAGGACGAGAAGGAGCAGGAGAGAGTGCAGATGGCTATGATTGATTGGCATGATTTTGTGGTTGTGGAGTCTATTGATTTTGCTGACGACGAGGACGAGGAGTTGCCACCGCCTATGACGCTTGAGGAGGTTATAAGGAGGAGCAAAGTATCGGCAGCGATGGAAGAAGATGACGTTGTGGAGCCTGGAAAGGAAGCTGAGATGGAAATGGATGAAGAAGAGATGAAGCTTGTTGCGGATGGAATGAGAGCAGCGAACCTGGAAGAGAATGGTGGCTATGTGAAGATTGACAATATGAACGAAGAAGCACCTATGAGAATTGTTAAGAACTGGAAGAGGCCAGAAGATAGGATCCCGACAGAGAGAGATCCTACTAAAGTTGTTATATCTCCAATTACTGGCGAGTTGATTCCCATCAATGAGATGTCTGAGCACATGCGGATTTCGCTTATTGATCCCAAGTTCAAGGAGCAGAAGGACCGGATGTTTGCTAAGATTCGCGAGACCACTCTTGCACAAGATGATGAGATTGCTAAAAACATAGTCGGACTTGCTCGTCTGCGTCCTGATATTTTTGGGACAACTGAAGAAGAAGTCTCAAATGCTGTAAAAGCGGAGattgagaagaagaaagatgagcAGCCAAGTCAAGTAATATGGGATGGTCACACAGGAAGTATAGGTCGCACAGCAAACCAAGCCTTGGCTCAGAATGCTAATGGAGAAGAGCAAGGTAATGGCGTTTATGGAGATCCCAATAGCTTCCCTGGTCCGGctgctcttcctcctcctcgccTAGGTGTCCCAGTAGTCCGGCCACTGCCACCACCTCCCAATCTCGCCTTGAACCTCCCTCGCCCTCCTCCTTCTGTTCAGTACCCCGGGCCACCGAGGCCATTAGGTGTTCCAATGATGCAAGGCATGCATCCACAACACCAGCTCTCGATGCCTGGACAACCTGGACACCcgtcgatgatgatgatgaaccgACCACCACAAATGCAGGCGGGTATGCATGTGCCGCCTCCACCGGGATCACAATTTGCTCATCTTCAAGTTCCGAGACCTTATGGTCAGCTTGCACCACCTCCTATGGGGATGATGCAACCACCACCTATGCATGGgatgcctcctcctccacccCCTGGGGAAGCACCACCGCCTCTTCCTGAGGAGCCAGAGCCGAAGAGACAAAAATTCGACGAGTCAGCTCTTATTCCCGAAGAACAATTTTTTGCTCAGCATCCG GGCTCAGCTACGATCCGTGTCTCTGTTCCAAGTGTGGATGACGGGCAGGTCATTGAGATCACAGTGCAGTCATTATCCGAAAATGTAGGAAGTTTGAAGGAGAAAATAGCTGGTGAAACACAAATTCcagcaaacaaacaaaagttaAGTGGCAAAGCTGGGTTCTTAAAGGACAACATGTCGCTTGCTCACTACAATGTCGGAGCAGGAGAAATCTTAACACTGTCTTTGAGAGAACGTGGTGGGAGAAAGAGATAA
- the LOC103836062 gene encoding transmembrane 9 superfamily member 2, which yields MTKLLLLLGALILSSVGYVRSDASDHRYKEGDIVPLYANKVGPFHNPSETYRYFDLPFCVPEGVKEKKEALGEVLNGDRLVSAPYKLNFREEKDSEVYCKKKLSKEEVRKFRQAVEKDYYFQMYYDDLPIWGFIGKVDKEIKSDPSEYKYFLYKHIEFEILYNNDRVIEISARMDPHSLVDLTEDKEVDAEFMYTVKWKETETPFEKRMDKYSMSSSLPHHLEIHWFSIINSCVTVLLLTGFLATILMRVLKNDFTKYAQDEEAADDLEETGWKYIHGDVFRFPTRNSLFAASLGSGTQLFTLTIFIFMLALVGVFYPYNRGALFTALVVIYALTSGIAGYTSASFYCQLEGKSWVRNLLLTGCLFCGPLLLTFCFLNTVAITYTATAALPFGTIVVIVLIWTLVTSPLLVLGGIAGKNSKAEFQAPCRTTKYPREIPPLPWYRSAIPQMAMAGFLPFSAIYIELYYIFASVWGHRIYTIYSILFIVFIILIIVTAFITVALTYFQLAAEDHQWWWRSFLCGGSTGLFIYAYCLYYYYARSDMSGFMQTSFFFGYMACICYGFFLMLGTVGFRAALFFVRHIYRSIKCE from the exons CTCGGAGCTCTAATCCTCTCCAGCGTCGGCTATGTCAGATCCGACGCCTCCGACCACCGTTACAAGGAAGGAGACATCGTTCCTCTATACGCCAACAAGGTCGGCCCATTTCACAATCCAAG TGAGACGTATCGTTACTTTGATCTTCCCTTCTGTGTTCCAG AGGGTGTGAAAGAGAAGAAGGAAGCTCTTGGAGAGGTTCTGAACGGCGATCGTCTCGTCAGCGCTCCATACAAGCTCAACTTCAGAGAAGAGAAAGACTCCGAAGTCTACTGCAAGAAGAAGCTAAGCAAAGAAGAGGTCAGAAAGTTCAGACAAGCCGTTGAGAAAGACTACTACTTCCAGATGTACTACGACGATCTCCCCATCTGGGGCTTCATTGGCAAAGTCGACAAGGAGATCAAATCCGATCCGAGCGAGTACAAGTACTTCCTCTACAAGCACATCGAGTTCGAGATTCTGTACAACAACGACCGTGTGATTGAGATCAGTGCTAGGATGGATCCACATTCGCTTGTTGATCTCACTGAGGATAAGGAAGTTGATGCGGAGTTTATGTATACGGTGAAGTGGAAGGAGACTGAGACTCCGTTTGAGAAGAGGATGGACAAGTACTctatgtcttcttctcttccgcATCACTTGGAGATTCACTGGTTCTCTATTATTAACTCGTGTGTCACTGTCCTGCTTTTGACTGGGTTCCTTGCAACTATCTTGATGCGAGTCCTCAAGAACGATTTCACCAA GTATGCTCAAGACGAGGAAGCTGCTGATGATCTAGAAGAAACTGGGTGGAAGTACATTCATGGTGATGTGTTTAGGTTCCCAACTCGCAACTCTTTGTTTGCTGCATCGCTTGGTAGTGGCACACAATTGTTTACCCT GACCATATTCATTTTCATGCTTGCTCTTGTTGGAGTGTTCTACCCTTACAACCGAGGAGCACTCTTCACCGCTTTGGTTGTCATTTACGCTCTAACCTCTGGAATTGCTGGATACACATCCGCCTCTTTCTACTGCCAACTTGAAGGCAAAAGCTGG GTGAGAAACTTGTTACTCACTGGATGTCTCTTCTGCGGTCCTTTACTCCTAACCTTCTGCTTCCTCAACACCGTAGCCATCACCTACACAGCAACCGCAGCACTACCCTTTGGAACCATTGTCGTGATCGTCCTTATATGGACACTAGTCACATCGCCTCTACTCGTCTTAGGTGGCATCGCCGGTAAAAACAGCAAAGCTGAGTTCCAAGCGCCCTGCCGCACGACCAAGTACCCCCGCGAAATCCCGCCGCTCCCTTGGTACAGAAGCGCGATTCCTCAGATGGCCATGGCTGGTTTCCTTCCTTTTAGTGCCATCTACATCGAGCTTTACTACATTTTCGCTAGTGTCTGGGGTCACAGGATCTACACCATCTACAGCATCCTATTCATCGTcttcatcatcctcatcatcgtCACTGCTTTTATAACCGTCGCCTTGACTTACTTCCAGCTCGCTGCTGAAGATCACCAATGGTGGTGGAG ATCATTCCTATGTGGTGGGTCGACTGGTTTGTTTATCTACGCCTACTGCTTATACTACTACTACGCACGATCAGACATGTCTGGATTCATGCAAACATCGTTCTTCTTCGGGTACATGGCTTGCATTTGCTACGGGTTCTTCTTAATGCTCGGGACTGTCGGCTTCCGCGCTGCACTTTTCTTCGTTCGTCACATTTACCGGTCTATCAAATGCGAGTAA